AGCAGCCGGACGCCGTCCGGATCGATCTGTAATCGTCTATTGCCACCGTCTGCGCGAGGCATTTCCTGGCGTGCCGCTGGTCGTTGGGGGCATTGAAGCCAGCTTGCGGCGGGTAGCGCATTATGATTATTGGTCAGACCAGGTGCGTCGCTCACTCCTGGTGGATGCTAAGGCCGACATCCTGCTTTATGGTAATGCTGAACGCGCGCTGGTAGCGCTTGCCGCACGCTTGGCGCGGGGAGAAGCCATTGACACTATTCATGATCTGCGGGGTAGCGCATTTTTGCGTCGTGGGCTACCCGCAGGCTGGATTGAAGTAGTCGCTACTACCATGGATCCACAGCGTTCCATCGCGAGCTTCCAGGATCACGCTCCTGATAATTCCTGCGGCGACGACAGGAGCCATACGGTGATTCGCCTGCCGTCGTTCGAGGAAGTCAGCCGCGATCCCCTGTGCTATGCCCACGCTTCCCGGGTTCTGCATCGAGAAACCAACCCCGGCAATGCCCGTGCGCTTGTCCAGAGCCACGGCGACCGTTATCTGTGGCTCAACCCCCCTCCGTTTCCGCTGACCACTCAAGAATTAGACCGAGTTTACGAATTACCCTATGCCCGTCGTCCCCACCCCACCTATGGCACGACTCCTATTCCGGCCTACGAGATGATCCGCTGCTCAGTCACCATCATGCGGGGTTGTTTTGGTGGATGCACTTTTTGTTCGATAACCGCGCATGAGGGGCGCATCGTCCAATCACGCTCCGAGGAATCCGTGATCCGCGAAATCGAGCAAATACGCGATAATGTGCCCGGATTCACCGGAGTAATTTCTGACCTGGGTGGACCGACCGCTAATATGTACCATCTGCGTTGTCGGGAGCCACACATTGAGTCCCTTTGTCGTCGGCCATCCTGCGTTTATCCCAACATCTGTTCCCGTCTGACTACCGATCACACGCCGCTCGTCAAGCTTTATCGGCGCGCACGCAGCTTGCCCGGCATTCGACGGGTATTGATTGCTTCTGGGTTACGTTACGACCTAGCGGTACTCGCGCCCGATTATCTCCGCGAACTGGTGGCTCATCATGTAGGGGGTTATCTCAAAATTGCCCCTGAGCATATCGCGCCCGCACCCCTGGCTAAAATGATGAAGCCTGATATCGTGGCCTACGATCATTTCAAATCGTTATTTGATCGCCATTCACGCGCGGCTGGCAAGGAGCAATACCTGATTCCCTATTTCATGGCGGCCCATCCAGGTACCCGTGACGAGGACATGCTCACCCTAGCTTTGTGGCTCAAACATCATGATTACCGCCTCGACCAGGTACAAACCTTTCTTCCCTCGCCAATGGCGCTAGCCACCACCATGTATCACACGGGCCATGATCCTTTGCGTTGCGTGAAACCCGGCTCTGAAATGGTCCATGTTCCCAAGGGCGAACGCCAACGGCGTCTCCATAAAGCATTCTTGCGTTGGCATGACCCCATTAATTGGCCGCTACTCCGCGAGGCGTTGCGGCAGATGGGCCGTTCCGACCTGATTGGCAAGGGAAAATTTGCTCTTGTCCCGTCTGAATCCCCGACTAGAAGAGGTTTGGGGATAAAAAATCCGCGAATAATTCATAGAAATATTTAATAATCTTAGGAGTTACGCAGTTGAATTTTAACCGTTTGATTCCGCTAGAAAGTCACTAAAAGATTATTTTTTGCAACCGATTGAAAATGTTAAGTATATTTTTTCAACTGCGTAACTCCTAAATCTAATAATTTAATCATGAACCACAGCAATGACCATCATTCCATTCCGTTTGGAGGATCCGTGTACCGCTTGATTTCCTGCCTATTGCTGGCCGCCTTGCCTTTTATCGCCGTCACTGCAGGGCCGGTGCGTTACGTCACCGACAACCTCTCGATTCCAATGCGCACCGGAACCACGCTGCAACACAAAATTCTCAAAATGCTGCCAAGCGGTGTCGCCGTAGAAGTGCTGGAAGCTAACAACGACAATACCAGGGTTAAGGCGCAAGGAGCCGAGGGTTGGGTACTGACTCGTTTCCTAGAAAATATTCCTCCTGCACGCATCCGTTTGGATCAGGCCGAACAAAAAGTGGCCACTCTCGAATTGGAGAACACCCGATTGAAAACTGAAATTAAAGGAGTTGGAGAACATCGCAGCCAAACGGAAAGTAATTACCAAAAACTTCAAGAAGACAATCAACATCTTCGCGCCAATCTCAATACATTGCGTCAGACTGCTGCTAACGTGATTGACATCGCCAAACAAAATGATGAACTCAAGAAGCGTTTAATCGAACTGGAACGCATTCGTCAGGCCCTGCAACAACAAAATGCGGTGCTCCAGGATCGCACGGCTCGGGATTGGTTCATGATCGGCGCGGCGGTAGCCATCGCGGCGATGGTAGTCAGTCTCCTGACCCCGAAAATGATACGCTGGCGACGACGCTCGCAGTGGGATACGCTTTAAGATAATCCCCACGAAAAAGTTCGTGGAACTTTTAATAAATATTTATATTAATTAATAAATTACTTATGTTTTCACCATCATCTTCATTGCTACCTGAAGGATTGCCGCCCTTAACGGATGAGGCTGTGGTGCGCATGGAAGAAATGGTTGCCTTATTGCGTCAACGCATCCGCGATCAATCGGGAAGCATTTCTTTTTTCGACTACATGGATGCGGTTCTCTATGCTCCGGGGCTGGGCTACTACACCGGAGGACTGCGGAAGTTTGGTGCTGCTGGCGATTTTGTTACCGCACCCGAGATTTCGCCACTCTTTGGTCAATGCGTGGCACGCCAGGTGGCGGAAATCCTGGTATGGCTCGGAAATGGAGAAGTTCTGGAGGTAGGCGCGGGAACGGGTACGCTGGCGGTGGATCTGTTGCAAACCCTCGATATCTTAGGAGTTGCGCCGCGTCGTTACCTGATTCTGGAACTTTCCAGCGAGCTGCGTGCCCGACAGGTGGAAACTTTGATGGCGCGTTTGCCTCATTGGATGGATCGCGTGGAATGGCGCGTGGACCTTCCCGACCCAGGCTGGGAGGGAGTCATTGTCGCTAATGAACTGTTGGATGCCCTGCCCGTTCATCGTTTCGAGCTGACTCGACAGGGTGTCAACGAACTTCGGGTGGCTTGGGGGGATAATGGTTTCGAGTGGCGCGCGGTGCCTGCGGAAGGCTATCTGGCGTCAGCTCTGGAGAAGTGGCAAGCGAGTTATGGTGCGGAACTCGATACGGGTTATGTCTCCGAACTGGGACTTGCGGCGGCGGCGTGGCTGACCACCGTGGCGGATCGTCTACGACGAGGCGCAATATTGTTGATGGATTACGGTTACCCAGGCCGGGAGTATTATCACCCACAGCGGTACAATGGAACCCTCGCCTGCCACTACCGTCATCGTCGTCATGACGATCCATTGATTCTTCCTAGTTTACAAGACATTACCGCCCATGTGGATTTTACCGCCATGGCAGAGGCAGCCGCTGCTGCGGGTCTAACCGTCGCTGGGTATACTACCCAGGCCCATTTTTTAATTGCTACGGGAATTGCAGAAATTAGCCCGCTAGTAAATCCCGCCGACACTAAAGCTCAATTATCCCTGTCAAATCAAATACAACGCCTAACCCTACCTCAAGAAATGGGTGAACTTTTCAAGGTGCTAGCGCTCACTCGTGGAATAAAAGAGGAATTGCTTGGATTCATGAATCGTGATTTACGCAATCGACTTTAACATCACAGATGTTTGATGATTGAAATTTATCATCACATCCTGAAACAGATTTGTAGCGTTGAGCGTTACCAGGCTCGCGGTGCGAGCGCCTAATGGAATTATATTGGATTCGCAATCTAGGCTTTCTTACGTCTAGAAATATTTTTCTTCCAAAACAAAATTTGTGATCTGGAAAGAAAAGCTCATTTATACGAAATGCAGTTCACGATTATTTAGCCGCTCATCTTTACATATTGCCTGTATCATCAACTACGTAACTCCTAAAATCTTTTGTTTCATTAGCGAATGGAATATGAAATTATTATTTGGAATCATTACTTTAATTGGGGCGCTCTTCATCTCAACAATTGCCGCCTATTTTAGCATTATTGGTCTTGCCATAATTTTTGCTGCGGCTTTTATGCCTGTGGTAGTCATGACCGGAGTTCTCGAAGCAGGAAAAATAATTGCTTCGGTGTGGTTGCATACTAATTGGAGCAATGTCGAAGTAAGCTGGATCCATAAAATATATCTTACTCTAGCGATCATTGCGCTTATGCTAGTCACTGCGGTTGGTATTTATGGATTTTTAAGCAAGGGTTATTTTGAACAAAAAGCTCCGCTCGCCAGCGTCAATTTTCAGATTATCCGATGTGAGCAAAGCATTGCCCAGGTTGAACACGAGAACGTCAGATTTCAAAATAATTTGGATCAGCTTGATAAATTTGTTGACGCCTATCTTAAAAATGACAAAATAACCATCAGCATCAAAGAAAGAAAAGAACAAAAAGTTGAACGTGATGCAATACAAAATCAGCTAGATAAAAATATGAAGGAAATTTCTCGGCTGAATGACGAGCTGCTGTCATTTCGTATGAAAACGAATGATATTGAGACCGAGCTTGGGCCAATTAAATATGTTGCCATGTTATTTGGACTACAAGATACGAGCAAGGCGGTACGGACGCTTATTTTGTTGTTAATGTTCGCCTTTGACCCGCTGGCGATTGTTTTAATTCTTTCTGCGTCTATTTCTTTACGGGAATATTTTGCGGCAAAAGCCATAACTAAAAACAATTCCTATCCTACTGATAAATAAATGAATTAAATTATAGACCTCGTGAGTAGAAGCAGCACCCGCCCTCACCAAATCAATATGGTTCAATTCCTTAACGAAGATCAATTTGATCAGCTACTCGCCCAAGGGGCGCTGCAGCGTGCCTGGATTGATGATCTCGCGCATCGAGTAGCAACTTTTCATCGGATGATTCCCCCAATCTGCACGAACAGTCCTTATGGTACCCCCGTAGCGGTATTCAAGGCTGTGATCGAGAATTTCCGCCATCTCCGCGTTAGGTCTCAAAGTTTCGCTGATCGACGACGCGTAACCAGCCTGGAAACCTGGAGTCGAACTCAATATGCCAGGCTTGCGCCACTCATGGCCGCACGGCGAAGTGGCAAATTCGTGCGTGAATGCCACGGTGATGCGCATCTTGGTAATATTTTCCTGATCAGTGGCGAAGTGACGATTCGAGATGCCATTCAATCCAACTCAGACTTGCGCTGGATTGACACTATCAACGAGGTTGCCTTGCTTCTTATGGATTTCGATGAACGCGGCGCGTTTGATTTTGCGGCACGTTTCCTGGATCTTTACTTGGAGGACAATGGAGATTACGCCGGGCTTGCACTATTGCGTTTTTATCAAGTCTATCAAGCATTAGTCCGCGCTAAAAAAATGGCGATCCACCTGAACCGGAAAGACCTGGACATGACCGAACGGGACGCTACGCTGGCCAGCTATCGGCGTTATTTAAAGTTGGCGTTAGGGTATACCCGTCCATCACCACGTTTGCTGGTGATTGCTCATGGTCCTTCTGGCGTCGG
This region of Gammaproteobacteria bacterium genomic DNA includes:
- a CDS encoding conserved hypothetical protein (Evidence 4 : Unknown function but conserved in other organisms), with amino-acid sequence MFSPSSSLLPEGLPPLTDEAVVRMEEMVALLRQRIRDQSGSISFFDYMDAVLYAPGLGYYTGGLRKFGAAGDFVTAPEISPLFGQCVARQVAEILVWLGNGEVLEVGAGTGTLAVDLLQTLDILGVAPRRYLILELSSELRARQVETLMARLPHWMDRVEWRVDLPDPGWEGVIVANELLDALPVHRFELTRQGVNELRVAWGDNGFEWRAVPAEGYLASALEKWQASYGAELDTGYVSELGLAAAAWLTTVADRLRRGAILLMDYGYPGREYYHPQRYNGTLACHYRHRRHDDPLILPSLQDITAHVDFTAMAEAAAAAGLTVAGYTTQAHFLIATGIAEISPLVNPADTKAQLSLSNQIQRLTLPQEMGELFKVLALTRGIKEELLGFMNRDLRNRL
- the ygiQ gene encoding radical SAM superfamily protein YgiQ, producing the protein MNSRSEAALCVVNSTPNLFAYPKFWARRFGIAPFLPMSLAEMDALGWDGCDIILVTGDAYVDHPSFGMALIGRLLEAQGYRVGIIAQPDWRQVDSFRVLGRPGLFFGVTAGNMDSMVNHYTADRRPRSDDAYTPGGAAGRRPDRSVIVYCHRLREAFPGVPLVVGGIEASLRRVAHYDYWSDQVRRSLLVDAKADILLYGNAERALVALAARLARGEAIDTIHDLRGSAFLRRGLPAGWIEVVATTMDPQRSIASFQDHAPDNSCGDDRSHTVIRLPSFEEVSRDPLCYAHASRVLHRETNPGNARALVQSHGDRYLWLNPPPFPLTTQELDRVYELPYARRPHPTYGTTPIPAYEMIRCSVTIMRGCFGGCTFCSITAHEGRIVQSRSEESVIREIEQIRDNVPGFTGVISDLGGPTANMYHLRCREPHIESLCRRPSCVYPNICSRLTTDHTPLVKLYRRARSLPGIRRVLIASGLRYDLAVLAPDYLRELVAHHVGGYLKIAPEHIAPAPLAKMMKPDIVAYDHFKSLFDRHSRAAGKEQYLIPYFMAAHPGTRDEDMLTLALWLKHHDYRLDQVQTFLPSPMALATTMYHTGHDPLRCVKPGSEMVHVPKGERQRRLHKAFLRWHDPINWPLLREALRQMGRSDLIGKGKFALVPSESPTRRGLGIKNPRIIHRNI
- a CDS encoding conserved hypothetical protein (Evidence 4 : Unknown function but conserved in other organisms), with amino-acid sequence MVQFLNEDQFDQLLAQGALQRAWIDDLAHRVATFHRMIPPICTNSPYGTPVAVFKAVIENFRHLRVRSQSFADRRRVTSLETWSRTQYARLAPLMAARRSGKFVRECHGDAHLGNIFLISGEVTIRDAIQSNSDLRWIDTINEVALLLMDFDERGAFDFAARFLDLYLEDNGDYAGLALLRFYQVYQALVRAKKMAIHLNRKDLDMTERDATLASYRRYLKLALGYTRPSPRLLVIAHGPSGVGKTTLTNHLLHRLGAIRIRSDVERKRLFGLMPLERSESRQFEGIYTAEANRRTYQRIEDLAAEVLAAGFTVIVEATFLKRRGRDAMRALAARQGAVFALLDLRATPATLHARIVERQRVGLDASEAGVAVLEHQLATAEPLTNDEMGAALLVDTESNVDMDDLAAWLRARACG
- a CDS encoding SH3 domain protein: MNHSNDHHSIPFGGSVYRLISCLLLAALPFIAVTAGPVRYVTDNLSIPMRTGTTLQHKILKMLPSGVAVEVLEANNDNTRVKAQGAEGWVLTRFLENIPPARIRLDQAEQKVATLELENTRLKTEIKGVGEHRSQTESNYQKLQEDNQHLRANLNTLRQTAANVIDIAKQNDELKKRLIELERIRQALQQQNAVLQDRTARDWFMIGAAVAIAAMVVSLLTPKMIRWRRRSQWDTL
- a CDS encoding conserved membrane hypothetical protein (Evidence 4 : Unknown function but conserved in other organisms) — its product is MKLLFGIITLIGALFISTIAAYFSIIGLAIIFAAAFMPVVVMTGVLEAGKIIASVWLHTNWSNVEVSWIHKIYLTLAIIALMLVTAVGIYGFLSKGYFEQKAPLASVNFQIIRCEQSIAQVEHENVRFQNNLDQLDKFVDAYLKNDKITISIKERKEQKVERDAIQNQLDKNMKEISRLNDELLSFRMKTNDIETELGPIKYVAMLFGLQDTSKAVRTLILLLMFAFDPLAIVLILSASISLREYFAAKAITKNNSYPTDK